Proteins encoded by one window of Chondromyces crocatus:
- a CDS encoding c-type cytochrome produces the protein MIQRPPRSALPPLARACYPHLVSSPFLWGALCTAMLVAVSACGTDPAPSQPTTTVEPLFNEAFQSTNGRSCATCHVPEDNFALTSEHVVRRFETNPNDPLFAAIDADDPTAETLTFDHLKKGLVRVWITLPDNMDQLDEVGNVITAADRRIFVWRSVPSIADAALTAPYQLDGRVETLEEQAQEAITGHSEGGAVSQTDLARIAAFERSIFTSDRARKIADELASGVAFDDLGDVEASLSLSPQEQRGKELYEKTCEACHGGASKTKIKDREIHALAFPALKADGNVLYQVPATDPPTPVLAHEPENEFINIGSAMENFLVQIGATEHQSFTRDVSFPSYRFRFYKDASRTEIVTDLPPALPPDNPFEFAVDDDGNPISGPNFFPQLFTTDPGRAAITGNPYDFEAFDIPTLRGIAKTAPYWHNNISETLEEVVDLYSDHLFSKFPSFTQPGEKEQDPDGDIGPPEAFTANQKKDLVAYLKRL, from the coding sequence ATGATCCAACGTCCTCCTCGCAGTGCTCTCCCTCCCCTCGCACGCGCGTGCTACCCGCACCTCGTCAGCAGCCCTTTCCTGTGGGGGGCCCTCTGCACCGCCATGCTCGTCGCGGTGAGCGCATGCGGCACCGACCCGGCACCGAGCCAGCCGACCACCACGGTGGAGCCGCTCTTCAACGAAGCCTTCCAGAGCACCAACGGCCGCTCCTGCGCCACCTGCCATGTGCCAGAAGACAACTTTGCCCTGACGTCCGAGCACGTCGTCCGACGGTTTGAAACGAACCCGAACGATCCCCTCTTCGCGGCCATCGATGCCGACGACCCCACGGCCGAAACCTTGACCTTCGACCATCTCAAGAAGGGGCTCGTGCGGGTGTGGATCACGCTGCCCGACAACATGGACCAGCTCGACGAGGTGGGTAACGTCATCACCGCCGCCGATCGCAGGATCTTCGTGTGGCGCTCCGTGCCCTCCATCGCCGACGCCGCGCTAACCGCCCCCTATCAGCTCGATGGACGCGTCGAGACGCTCGAAGAGCAAGCGCAAGAGGCCATCACCGGACACAGCGAAGGCGGCGCCGTGAGCCAGACCGATCTCGCTCGCATCGCGGCGTTCGAGCGCAGCATCTTCACGTCGGACCGAGCCCGCAAGATCGCCGACGAACTCGCGAGCGGGGTCGCCTTCGACGACCTCGGCGACGTCGAAGCCTCGCTCTCGCTGTCTCCACAGGAGCAGCGCGGCAAGGAACTGTACGAGAAGACCTGCGAGGCCTGTCATGGCGGCGCCAGCAAGACGAAGATCAAGGACCGCGAGATTCACGCACTGGCGTTCCCTGCCCTCAAGGCAGACGGGAACGTCCTGTACCAGGTCCCTGCCACCGATCCCCCGACGCCAGTGCTCGCCCATGAACCCGAGAACGAGTTCATCAACATCGGCTCGGCCATGGAGAACTTTCTGGTCCAGATCGGCGCGACCGAGCACCAGAGCTTCACGAGAGACGTGAGCTTCCCCAGCTACCGGTTCCGGTTCTACAAGGACGCTTCTCGCACCGAGATCGTCACGGATCTCCCGCCGGCGCTCCCTCCCGACAATCCCTTCGAATTCGCCGTCGACGACGACGGCAACCCGATCTCGGGCCCGAACTTCTTCCCGCAGCTCTTCACCACCGATCCGGGGCGCGCCGCGATCACCGGAAACCCGTACGACTTCGAGGCATTCGACATCCCGACCTTGCGCGGCATCGCGAAGACTGCCCCCTACTGGCACAACAACATCTCGGAGACCCTCGAAGAGGTGGTCGACCTCTACAGCGACCACCTGTTCTCGAAGTTCCCCTCCTTCACCCAGCCCGGCGAGAAAGAACAGGATCCCGATGGCGACATCGGCCCTCCCGAAGCCTTCACTGCCAATCAGAAGAAGGATCTGGTCGCCTACCTGAAACGTCTCTGA